Within the uncultured Draconibacterium sp. genome, the region GTTGGCTAGCAATTCTTCAGCCAGTTTTGTGGTCCAGTCGCAAAGTTCTGCAATTTGTTCGTCGCTTAATTTTGCTTTAGGATGAATGGTACGGTACGATTTTAATGGCATGGATTTTCGTTCCGTTTCCTGGCAAATTTCTTCCAGTTTGGTAATCTTTTCAAAAATATCCATGGTTCCCCATTCCGAAAAATTGAGTTCGGATTTACCTTCGGTTATATGATTATCCACCATCCACGAAACAGGAGCAATATGGTTATACCACCAGTAGTTTGTATGGTTCGAATGGCAATCCAAACACGCATTTGTTAAAAGGGTTTGGATATTTTCAGGAACTTCAACCTGGTTGAAAATATGATTGCTGCTTACTCCATCGCTATTTTTTTCGGGTTGAAAAAACTGGATAACGATAAAAGCAAGCAGCAATATAATTACTAAAAATCGAAGTATTCGGCGCATATTACATTTCTTTTACCACCGATTCTGCTTCTTTTTTCGACCAATCTAATAACAGTTGTTTATGCTCATCACTTAATGCTTTGTCCGGAAATCTTTCCAGAAATTTTTTTGGTGGCATTTCACTTTTTTCAAGTACTTCACCAATTTCTTTATAAGTACTGATCATTTTTATTTTCGAAAGGCTGTCGAGTTTATTGAAGTCAAGCTCTTTTTTTCCGTCCTCATTTCTGGAGTCGGTATTGTGGCATCCAAAACACGAATTTTGTATTACCTCTTTAACATCATCGGGCATGGCTGGTGTCTTTGTTGGTTTGTTGGTGCCTAACGCAACCAGGCTAAGAACAAAGAAGAATGCAACGAAAATTGATAATGACTTTTTCATAATTATTTTTTATTAGTTATGGTTATGTGCAATATAAAACACAATACTTGAGTTTTTGTTGAAAAGTTTCGTGATTGATATAAATTGACTAAAAAATACGTAATTTACGCGAAAATTAAATTATTTACCCTGCAAAAACCATTTAAGAATGCGTTTGTATATTCCAGTTTTAATTTTGTTCATTTTTGTGTGTAACTCGGTAAATGCACAGTTATCGGAAGGAGGTTTTCCTTTGCAGGTTGTTACTTTAAAAAGCACCGGCAGGGCGTTTGTAAAAATGCCGGTACTAAAACAAAGTGTTATTGAAATTGCAATGGACTCCAATAATGCATCCGATTCGCAATTAAAGTCTTTAACTTTTGCGCACGCTTTTAATGTTGATATTAATCCTTCAAATTCGGGAGTGTGGTATTCAACAAACGCTGGTTTTAATGTTTGGCGCATTACCATTTCGTCAGATAACGCTTATTCACTCAATCTTATTTTCGATGATTTTAAGTTAAACAAAAAAGGGCGTTTATTTATTTATAACGAAGAAAATAACCAGTACCTCGGTGCTTTTACAGCGCGAAACAATAAGCCATCACATAAATTTGCTGTTGCACCTGTTGCCGGCGACAAAATTACCGTTCAGTATGAAGTTCCTGAAGAACAAGGAACTCCGGATGATTTTCGGATTACTCGTGTAAACCACGATTTTATGGGGATTTTGAAATTCGATAGACGACCTATAAACGGAGAACCGGCCGGTGAGTGTAATGTTGATGTGAATTGCGAAATTGGTGATCGCTGGAGTGAGGTAAAAGATGCTGTTTGCCGCTTAATTGTTGATGGCCGGGAAGTATGTACCGGAACGTTACTGAACAATACTGCAGAAGACCAACGACCTTATGTAATATCTGCATCGCATTGTTACGACCAATGGGATTTGGCCGAAACAACGGTTTATACTTTTAATTACGAAAGTCCTTATTGTGCTCCGTTGGATGGCGACCCCATTCATTCGCTTTCAGGAGCGATTATGAAAGCACATTACGACAGCCTGGATTTTGCATTGGTAGAATTAGATGACCTTCCGCCTCCTGATTTTAGGCCGTATTTTGCAGGTTGGGATCGGTCGCCCGGATTACCCGATTCATCGGTAAGTATTCACCACCCGATGGGCGATATTAAAAAGATTTCGGTTGATTACGATGCCCCGGAATATGCAACATTTACTTCGTCGTCGATTAAAAATCCAACAAACGGATCGTTAAATATATTGCGATGGGACGAGGGCGTTACAGAAGTTGGTTCTTCGGGTGGAGCATTGTTTAGTATGAACGAACAGGTGATAGGAACGTTGTCGGGAGGAGCTGCATATTGCGGAAATCCGGTGAACGATTATTATGCCCGTTTTTCTATGCAGTGGGACTACAGTTCCGACACCACAAAACAACTAAAACATTGGCTCGATCCTAAAGGAACGGGGGCTTTGTCGTTAAACGGAAAACAATTTAATACCAATGAGGACTTGTGTAACGCTTTCACAAATTTAACTGATGCGGATGAACACGAAAATATTGCTCTTACCGTTTCGGGCGAAAGTGAAGGTTATTGGGGGGGGACTAATTCGGCCGGAATAACAGAAATTGTGGAGCGTTTTTCGATTGACGGTGATGAAATTCTGGATGGGGTTTCGTTTGGTGTTGGGAAACTGGTTACTCATAATAACAATAGCCGGATAACCGTGAAAGTGTACGATGGCGATATTTATCCTGAGGATTTGCTGTATAGCAAAGAGGTTAATATTGACCACTGGGCTGAAGATGCCATGAACTTTGTAAGTTTTGATCAGATGGTGGAGCCTGCCGGAGATTTCTTTGTAGGTTTTGAATTGAGTGCAGTAAATGTTGCCGATACCTTTGCAATCTATCAATCGTTACGCGAATATGAAAATGCCGGCAATCATCTCTATTTGTTGCAAAACGGTATCTGGGAAAGTTTCGCATCGTTGAATACCCAAAACTACGCCATGGTTAATGTTATGGAGTTGGTGGCCTGTAATTACCTCATTTCAACGGATACGCCAGTTGTTGATCAACCGGAGAATGTTTGGGTTTATCCAAATCCAACAGCCGGCGAATT harbors:
- a CDS encoding heme-binding domain-containing protein, yielding MRRILRFLVIILLLAFIVIQFFQPEKNSDGVSSNHIFNQVEVPENIQTLLTNACLDCHSNHTNYWWYNHIAPVSWMVDNHITEGKSELNFSEWGTMDIFEKITKLEEICQETERKSMPLKSYRTIHPKAKLSDEQIAELCDWTTKLAEELLANAADE
- a CDS encoding heme-binding domain-containing protein, which translates into the protein MKKSLSIFVAFFFVLSLVALGTNKPTKTPAMPDDVKEVIQNSCFGCHNTDSRNEDGKKELDFNKLDSLSKIKMISTYKEIGEVLEKSEMPPKKFLERFPDKALSDEHKQLLLDWSKKEAESVVKEM
- a CDS encoding T9SS type A sorting domain-containing protein; this translates as MRLYIPVLILFIFVCNSVNAQLSEGGFPLQVVTLKSTGRAFVKMPVLKQSVIEIAMDSNNASDSQLKSLTFAHAFNVDINPSNSGVWYSTNAGFNVWRITISSDNAYSLNLIFDDFKLNKKGRLFIYNEENNQYLGAFTARNNKPSHKFAVAPVAGDKITVQYEVPEEQGTPDDFRITRVNHDFMGILKFDRRPINGEPAGECNVDVNCEIGDRWSEVKDAVCRLIVDGREVCTGTLLNNTAEDQRPYVISASHCYDQWDLAETTVYTFNYESPYCAPLDGDPIHSLSGAIMKAHYDSLDFALVELDDLPPPDFRPYFAGWDRSPGLPDSSVSIHHPMGDIKKISVDYDAPEYATFTSSSIKNPTNGSLNILRWDEGVTEVGSSGGALFSMNEQVIGTLSGGAAYCGNPVNDYYARFSMQWDYSSDTTKQLKHWLDPKGTGALSLNGKQFNTNEDLCNAFTNLTDADEHENIALTVSGESEGYWGGTNSAGITEIVERFSIDGDEILDGVSFGVGKLVTHNNNSRITVKVYDGDIYPEDLLYSKEVNIDHWAEDAMNFVSFDQMVEPAGDFFVGFELSAVNVADTFAIYQSLREYENAGNHLYLLQNGIWESFASLNTQNYAMVNVMELVACNYLISTDTPVVDQPENVWVYPNPTAGELNLESDREINPEDVVVFNLIGQEMKTSVMKTDNFRITLNLLGKTAGVYFVRFPYGDSFVTRKISFVPW